The Paramormyrops kingsleyae isolate MSU_618 chromosome 23, PKINGS_0.4, whole genome shotgun sequence sequence ATGTTTAAATTTACTTTCACTTGCTCGCCGACACAGCAAACTCGCCTCGGTGGCCCAGAAAGCTATATGACAGGAGCAGGTGGCGGCGGCGTGTCCCGGGGAAACGGCGGGGTGACGAGCGTAGCGGTAAGCCAATCGCATCCGAGGAAGGACGAGGGCGGGATGAGAGCGCAGCCAATCGCCGGTCGCTGTTATTTTTGGGTTGAACCTGTAGTGCGGGAATAACCGAGGGAGTGGGACAGGCTGTTTAATCAGTGCGACTGCGGACACGGAATGGAGTAGTAAATAAGGCGTACTGGCTTCACATGGGGAAAAGGGGAAAGGTGCGCCTTGTTTCAGCCGATTTGCTTTTGACAAGCGGATGTTGTACAACGCATAGGTAAGCTTCCGACGCAGCGGCGatccggttttttttttttttttttttttaaattgataaTAACCTGCTGCGAATCTGCAATTATTCGGCTGTAGTTACCCGGCTCTGAAACCGCGTtgactgcagtgtttttttttccgagGACGTCCCAGTGTCGGCACCGATTTTCGACCTAGATGGTTAATCGTTCATGGCACGTCCAGGTGTAGGACGCAAGGACAGCCAACGTGGCCGCATTTATGGGCGTTTTTAAGTTGCGCCCACGTCGTGCGGTGATGCGtaactgttttattttttgcgCTAGTTATTTTGCGTTTTTCTGTGTATGGCTGATGAATGGTACTTTTATGGACGGCATAGGGTTTTCTCCTTCGATCGGTTCATGTGACGGCTTTATGAGGCAGTGCAAACTCCCATTAAACGCCCAGTGCCCTTGCGGCGCGGCCAATGGCTGCGGTCATGCTCGTCGCGGTGGTATGTGCATTACAGCTGATGCTGACTTGGGATGAAGGGGGTGAAATATGCATTAGCCTTTGAATATAGACACTCTGCTACGTTTGAATTAGCATATCAAAGGCCGGTGGGTCTGTGCCTTTGCTAACTGAAAATAGACCCGTCGGCACCCCACcgttttatttgtcattcatCCTGATGGGTCCAATTAGTCAAAAGATTTAATGCATTAGTATGATAACGAAAGGGAAATGCGTCCTTTAAATTGTAAAGCAACGTGGACTCTGTTTATtggttttttgcttttgtctttccTTCAATAAATGTGTCTTTTATCTGTTGTTAGGTGAAAGGCGCTGTGAACACCTGGCGAAACAGTACTTATCTCCTCATTCTTTTCACAATGGGGAATGGATTTTCCGACCGGCCCGCTATTTTCCCGAAGCTGCCGACTTTCCAGGCACTTCACATTGTGATCCTTGGGCTGGACTGCGCTGGAAAGACAACGGTCCTGTACAGGCTGCGCTTCAACGAGTTTGTGAACACGGTGCCCACCAAAGGATTTAACACGGAAAAGATCAAGGTGTCAGTGGGCGGGTCCCGGGCCGTGGCGTTCCACTTCTGGGATGTAGGCGGGCAGGAGAAACTGCGGCCGCTGTGGCGGTCCTACACGCGCTGTGCGGACGGCATCGTCTTCGTGGTGGACTCGGTGGATGTGGAGCGTATGGAGGAGGCCAAGACGGAGCTGCACAAGATCACGCGGGCGGTGGAGAACCAGGGCGTCCCCGTGCTGGTGGTGGCCAACAAGCAGGACCTACGCAGCGCACTACCGCTCTCCGAGGTGGCAAAGCTGCTAGCGCTGAGCGAGCTGGGTGCTGCCACACCTTGGCACCTGCAGCCTGCGTGCGCCATCATCGGCGACGGCCTCGGTGAAGGCCTAGAGAGGCTCCACGACATGATAGTCAAGCGCAGAAAGTCACTGCGGCTGCAGAAGAGGAAGAGATGAGCGCATCTCCGGGACCGTGTGCTGGGGGCGGCGCCAACCCCTCCCGCTCCTTTCTGGATCTGAGTCTCATTCTCCGGCGCTGGGCAGTGGCGTTCTGGTTATGGCTGAGTTTTATCAGTCCAAGTTAAACTTGAGTCCTTGTCCAGGCAAACCCACAGGCCTAGATGAACTCGAGACGGTGCCATTCGGACTGTATGGTGCCACGCTGACGTCGGATCAGTGACACGGCTCACGTTATGAAAGGAGGATGGGGTTCTGCCTTATGGTGAACGTGGCGAGTAGTGTTTACACGTTTCTCCAACAAACACTGTACTTGAGGTGTTACATGATGTAAGAGGCGCATGAATACAAATTCattgttctgttttttatttaaaaagaaaagaaaccaTAAAGTATTAAAGCAGTATTCTACCGAAGATGATGATGTATAACTGACAGCGTGGAGTTCTGCAGGATACGTGgtcatgtattttaaaaaagtcCCAGAATGTCCTTTAGGAATTAGTTTAACGAACGTTTCATTGGATTATTGAAGAGTTTCCACACACCTGTTGAATGAAGCAAGTCTTCCTTAGTTTTGTTGCacaggggggttgggggtagGGTGGGAAAATGCATTAAGGGCTGCAATAAGCTAGTGTATGGGGCTTTAGGGCATTTTACAGAACCTCAACCAAATATAGGGGGTAAGCCAGCATATGTGTGGAGTACAGTATTGTTGATAGACAAGTGCCATTGGATCCGCTGGATTGGGCAGTCCACttagggccccccccccccactaaggGAGGATCAGATTGGTATGACCTGCTGATTTGTCCACTTAAGGTGTTTTGGCGTTGGCACCTGTGCGCACTTTAAATGACCCCTTACTGATCTCTGTGTGTCACTTCTACACCATATGGGATTTTTCTATGAGATTTCAAGGAAAGTGTAAAAGGAAAGGTTTTTAATCATGCGGTATGCCGTTGGCAAACAGTCACTGAGTGTCAGGTGGTTTACGTGAGTTCAGTTTGTTCATCTTGAATAAAGTCACCGCTGTATACACCAACCTGAAAGCCTTGTTTTCATTTTCTATTCACGTGGTATGTTTGATTTTAACGTCGTTGTATTCGCTCCATTATTACTCGTGTCCCAAATCCATTACCCTCCCCAGTGTTTTCCAGGCGAGGTTTCAGTCCTATAGACATTTCCAGGTAGAATGAAGCAGTGCTCACTTTTTCTCTCATGTTTCTCAGTGTGATATGTCTGTCTTCGTGAGTCATGTTTGCTAAAGCTGCCTTTTTTTAAGCTGTTGTGCTAAATGGCTTTTGGCGCTTTGCGTTAActgattttaagtttttaaaatggtttttagctgttatgtatttttaaagccACAGGTTGTGGCTCGGGTAGggaacaaagaaataaaaacgtTACATCCTGTACATTCTGGTTCACAGTGCACGTTAGAACCTTTTTTACATGTCTAACAGGCCAGGAGGTATGCCATATACATTATGCTGCTAAATTCTCCTTTGAAGTGTTTCCTACCATTCTTTCCTCTGAATGATACCCAGCCCTCCTCATATCAGGTGACACGCCTTTCCTCTGGCCGCCTTCCTGCTTCCACTGGCTTATGTGTGATGCTTCAAACACTGTTGCACTTTGTGAGTATGTCCTGTCCTTCTTTAACTGCCctaattgcccctcggggacaaatagtaatttgaatttgaatgcGCACAGTCAGGTCCTTGCTTTCTAAACTCTGACTGCAACAATATTAAAAGTGCCATAAAAAATACACTCAGAGATGGACAGAGCAGCGGGTAGCTTAGCGTTTGTGCAAGTGACCATTTAGGAAAGAAACTGGATGTTAAATTCATAGAAAAGCACTTCTGGAACCTGTCAATAATGTAGTGGACCTCTACAAAAAGCAGGAAGGCGTCTTCTATAAACAGCTACTTAATAATGATAAAGCAGACTTTGTAGATTGCTAACATGGGAGATAAAAAGTTAACTCAATAGAGGTCACACCTTAAGTGTAGAAAACCTAGAAATTATGATCTGTGAGCTGAGTCTTGGTATTAGTGGATGGTTTGCGATCCGGAGCTAATCTAGACCGTGCAGACAGATCCTGATGGAGGACGGGCGCAGCTCACAGTTACTCCCGTGGTAACTGGAGACCCAAGCGGCGAAGGGAGTGGTTTGGCCCGACTCGGCCATATATCACGATCTGCCAAatcactaaataaataaataaatggctgTTTCCGGGCCTTTTCCGGGGGCTTAGCTCACAGCCATAGTCTCTGCAGTCTCTGTCGTCGCTTTGATCCAGCGAGGTAATTATCTGGGGATTAGTCTGGCACGGAGACCCGGGATTTGCGAGTGCCCCACAGCTGCTGAGTCAGAATCGGAATCGCATGGGCCacacctccctctcctcctcgtCTGTCCGCCCGGCCTCACGGACATGGAGCTCATCACACCCTGGCCATAAAAACAATTCTGTGCAAATGCCCTGAATCTGGAGTGTCGCCGTTTTACTGGAAACTTCCCCATCCAGCCTGTTGGTGACCCTGACCCCCGACCCCCCTCTCTGAGAGTGTGGCCCGGGCCAGGCTGTAAGGCCCGGGGAGGGGTCTGGGATCTGACCCATAGAGCCCAGAGCAGGACTGCCAATTTCAGGACCCCCTGATTAAatgagctgggtgggagcaactataaaacaaaaatgtacaaaatgtgaACAATACAGGTGAACAATACAGGTCAAATCGCTAAATGGAtctagaaaaataatttttcaagGTGGCTGAGACAAAAAAATAGAGTGTATGAAGCCCCCCCACATGGCACCCCCTACTTAGGGAGGGTCAGCTTTACCATAATACCTGTTGTCAAGGTGATATTGCTCAGGCCGACTGCATTTGACATTTGACGTCCTCTAGCTCACCCTCATTACAGagcaaccccccctccccacacaagcAGCAAGTGTCTCTGGGTCGATTTCCTCTTGCTTTGAGAGCAGGGGTGTGGTGgtcctgcccaccccccccccccacacacacacacacacacacactgtgtgtgAACCGACATGGCAGACTTGGTGGGTCCGGTGTGGTCGTCTGGTGAGGAAAGGGATGTGACAAGCAATAACCCCCCCACCGCCCACCCCGCCGCCTTTCCTGAGAAGAGGCCTCACGCCTCACATCTCTCCTGATCTTTTCTTTCTTCCAGTGCCACTGAGAGGCAGGAAACGGCGTCACCAATCCGCACCACATTAACCTTATACTGTCCGCTCCCCGCTTCAGAGACACGGACAGTTTCGATTTGGCTCGACACCGTTTCACATCCAacactgctccccccccccccccccccccccccccccaggtgcagAGAGAATCTGGAAACATCCAGTAAAAAACCCTGTGGCTGGATCGTgctgatgtttgtttttaatggcgCTCTTGCTGCGTAGCTCCGTGAGATACTCTAGCTTCTTCTGCGTTATGGCACCCGACAACATGGTGTCCATGGTGAGGTCCTGCTGTTCTGCCTCAGCCTGTTTTGTGACGTTTTGTTGAGCCGCAAAAAGCATTTTAATTTCATAAAAGCTCATGATAAATTACTTTGTGGCTGCTCCTTATAAGACAAACAATCTCCTCATGAAATATCCATTCATCTTATGCAACCGCTCATCCAGTACAAAGACACAGTAAGCCTGTGTCCCTGGGAACACAGGCCACAACACAGAGGgacagtccattacagggcaagCACACAATCGAACAGGCATCCATTTCACCTAACTGCATATCTGTGGGAGAAAACTGGATTATCCACAGGAAACCCACTTAAAACACAAGGAGAAGATGCACTAGAGGATGACCTAGTTGTTCTTGGTTTGAGGGCATTTAGAAACCCACAGGAtcacaaatgaaacaaaattaaataagatGGAGGTGACGTGTTTGTCACTGAACCAAAATTATgacccagaggttttttttttttttttaaatcccaagAGGAGTTGCTGTTGGTGTCTAGTGCAGAACATGACCCTCTGTGAACATTTCTGGGATGCACTTTTGTGTCCTTCTTATCAGCCACTGGGCACTGCAGTCCAAAGCGGACCAATCAGGCCGTAAGAAAACGTGGCTGCCAGGTTCTGCGGCGGGCGGCAGCTTTTCAGGCCCAGAAGCACAAGCGTATCGTCAAGCTTCCCTGTGCCACCCACACAGTAGCAGCGCTCTGTGCCACCCACACGGGGTCCAGCCGCAGTTACACACTCAAGCCCATGGGCTTCCGTTTACCCTGTCCATGCTGTTTTGCTTTTCAGGACATCAGAGtgaatttaaaatacattttggtGAGATTTTCAGTCAAGTTCAGTCTGTGAAAGCTGCCATACTTACAGCTGGATAATTTTTACTGCAGGAAGCTTGCTGGACTCCATGCTAAAAGCAGGAATTTcttctgggacttgaaccagcagccctaaatttcacacccctaccCTTATATACCGCGTTAACCCGCTGGCCGGCCGATGCATGTTCTAATAAGTTACTCATACAAGTCAAGCTCTCTGTCCTTGGATCTGTGCAGTAAGACACACGCATACACCAGCGTGTCAGCATTTAAGAAAGAGCCACACGTGATTTGGAGAACTGTACGTTTAGGGGCTTACATGTTTTGAAGCACTTAAAGGGTTGTTTACTTtatgggaccccccccccctcccccccagttcCAGTTAGCCAGATGGCTCGGGTTCACATGCAAAGGAGCAGTGCTTTGGACCTCAGGATTTGCCTGCGAGTGGTGAACAGGAACACGGCCACTTCCTTTTTCCAAAGCAAACTAGGAGAAAAAGCTGGGGGTAGGGCTTCTCTCCACGGTCGACCAAGAACGACTGAGGGTAGGGCTTCTCTCCACGGTCGACCAAGAACGAATGAGCGACTGAAAGACTGAGGGTAGGGCTTCTCTCCACGGGCGACCAAGAACGACTGAGGGTAGGGCTTCTCTCCACGGTCGACCAAGAACGACTGAGGGTAGGGCTTCTCTCCACGGTCGACCAAGAACGACTGAGGGTAGGGCTTCTCTCCACGGTCGACCAAGAACGACTGAGGGTAGGGCTTCTCTCCACGGTCGACCAAGAACGACTGAGGGTAGGGCTTCTCTCCACGGTCGACCAAGAACGACTGAGGGTAGGGCTTCTCTCCACGGTCGTCCAAGAACGACTGAGGGTAGGGCTTCTTTCTACGGTCGACCAAGAGTGATTGAACAACTGAGGAGCGAACCCAGGTGACCTACAGCATTCATGACCGTTtatgatctgtgtgtgtgtttgttggaATTAAAAAGAATATTTCTGATTTTTCCATGGTCTCTTCCTGGTGCCattggtaaatggactgcatttctAATTCATATGCTAAATGGTCAAGAACCAGCAGAGTAACACAGTCTGGCATGTGGGAAACAGCCCAAGGGCGTAACGCCCTGTTAACGGTGGCGCCGCGTAGGTAAGCATGACGTCGTCGTCTTTTATCTGTCAGTGGCAACACTCACACCTCTTGCCGTAGGGAGCTaagaaatgacatcatcagagGCCTGTTTATGTCTTCCAGCATTATGGGGCCTGACGAATGTTCACTTTTTGAATCGTTCCATTTGTGTTTAACATTTCAAAGGGATCTAATGCAGATCATGGGCACTCAGAAACTGCAGAGTTCAGTCGTCTGACACATTGGCTCATTTTTTCTGCAATCCAGCCAAGCGACTGGATTGGTGCCCTGGGCCCCAACTTGCCGAGAAGAGGGGAGTCAGGAACTGCACCGgcgtgttgggggggggacaccctggcTGGGTCACATGGGGGTCAGAAGTCACCCTGGGCCAGGCAACCTGAGCGTGAGAGGCTGGGAGCTCAGAGAGGCCACAGAAAGTGAAGCTTGCCTTCAGATTCCATCCGTGTGTGACTGAGCCGCTTAGGATGCCGTGTCTCTGgtacaaggtcaccggttcaaatgcCAGTCTTGCCAGAGTGACTTCATCATCAGGTCTACCAGCACACCCCTCAATCTcgaattgctccagggactctgCCTAACCCTGCTTCCTCCAAAAAAATGTACGTCTCTTTGGATAATAGCATCTGATAAAtaagaaatgtaaatatttcCGTGCTGACTGGAGACTCCATGTCTCCACCTCTACGCCTCATTGCGATGGTAGTCACCACTATATCCTTATAAACAGAAAAGGCAGGGAAGGCCGGCCAATTCTCGAATTAAATGCGAAAGCCTAACTCTGTACAAGCCCCTGTATTAAAGATCTATTTTGAGTTCCCTTCTtttccacccccctccctctctggaGGTGTAACACACAGCGGCATTTTCATTTCCAGCTTCAGGCTTCGTCCTTCGCAATAACTAAGCAGCCGAAAGCAGTTCATTGTCTCCACTGCTCTCCTTGCCGCTCCACGCTGGCACACCTCCCGCCGCGGAGGTCTGAGCTCTGGGAGGTCCTGCGGAGAAGTTATGTAACGCTGTGTCAACACGCACATCTGTCTCAACCCCCCTGGCCACATATATACTGCTCCGGGAGGAGAGAAGGCGTCGTGCTCACTGACTAgtacggcgccccctgcaggcagggACTGGTGTCTGCCATCAGGGGTGTGAGGAGATGGTGGAATCGGAGGTGAGGATCTTCACTGCTGGACTTTTGTCATTCACACTATCAGCAGCTGTTACAGCAAAAACCACAGCACTGTTTACTTAAGCCCTACTGCAAACACTTTCCCACAAGCAAATGTCATCATGCTAGACCTTGCGCTAAGGGCACAGATGGGCCTTGTCGCATTTGCTGTTTTTGCTTTGTTAAATAagcaataaataaacagaattaAGCACAAAGGCGTGACACAGTGGCTCAGAGGGTTGCTGTGCAGCCTCACACCTACTGAAGGGGTTAATGTCCCAGCTTCCTCTGCGTGTCACCCCAATCTCCTCTGGGATGTCCTAGTGCTCCTGCCCTCCAAAGACACGCAGGTAGGGGTCTTTGGACCTTGATAGCCTGGGAATTGATTAGCTGTGGTCAGTTTCCTCAGCTAGTTAGCGCCTGGGGCACAGATTACATCCCATACAGACGCTTCCCGCAGTTTCCCCATTGGATGGATaaagttcattttatttatcttaGAAGTGGGGTTAAGATTGTGTTTTACCCGTCTATCTTCTTACcactgtattttgtatttgtatagcTCAGAAGGTTAGGAATAAGACTTTGATCAAGAAACATCTGCTAAAAGCCGAATCAGAAAAATCTCAATTCATCCCAGAAGGGAAACTGCTTCTGTTTCAGCTGCAAAGATGGACAGAGACACCACTGGACACGATGAACACTATACAGCAAGATGAAAAAGTAAAATGccacaaacaaaattaaatcaacAACGTAAAATATAAAAGATAGAATAGTTGTCTTCACTCATTTGAGGGTCTGTTTTTCCCCTAATAATCCCATAAACATGTATGTTTGTTTCTGTCTCTGGTTGGCAGAGGTTCTTTCTGACCACTTGGGTGAGGGAGGTGGCTCATTCCAGGGGGGCTGCTCGTGTCAGGACCAAAATGATGGTGCAGTGTGGAATTTTAAATTATGgatgaaaatgtaataaaatgacCCTCTCTCACTGCCGGCTGAAGGTTGGAACAGGGTTAATTCTGCAGCGCAATTCTGCCATTTTTGTGTTCAGGCAGGAGAATCATGTATTTGCTAAATTATAAATGGATGTCACATTCTTCACCCGTAAAAATTCAACGGGCCGGGTAAttgatttaaatatatttagccACATTTTAATTGCGAGTGAAGATTTAAGAATGTCTTTTTATAGTGTAGAAAACCCCAAGTACTTTCTTAGAAACTGTAATTCACTGGCAACTATAAAATCCTATTTGTGCTTATTTTTAGGGTTTGGTATCTGCATAGTTTCATGACCCAACAGGACACATTGTTGTTTGGATGTATTTGCTGCGATCCTGGCCTTTACAAACAGTCTTTTGTTACTGTTTACTTACAAGTCCCATCCACAAACTACCAAGACCCACCTCTGTCTTTCCAGAGCTTCCATTCTGTCAAAGCAGAGCTTGTACTGTTCTTCCAAGACCCCAGACAAAAAGCTCCCCatcaataaaaaggcatttcctGGCCGCCAACCATAGGCCCAGAAACATTTCCACACtgtcttgtaaaaaaaaaaacctttgtcaactcatttcattggctaagattttctttatttgtaatTAGGACCATTTTCACCATTTGCACCATGATTTGTGTGCTCTGAAAGTAATTATAGCAGAGTATTCATCAACCAGCTGTGAGTCAGTTTTTCTCTCTCACACTAGTAAGAAAACAAAGGACCTTCCCTGCAGCTTAACGCAGATCCCGCCGCCGTTTCCCGGTTCTTTGCTGCGTAGTCCTTGAATGCAGTCACATGGCTGGATGGAGCTGACATTCAGGAGCAGATAAAAGTCTTTAAGTAGCGTCTCTTGCTTGCAGGATGCGTTGTCTGGCCCGTGAAGAGGCGAACTCATAGTTTCAGAGACCTCTCTACATCGGACAGGCATTCAGAACCAATATCTTAAAGCCACATTGTGTTCCCTAACTCTGTGACTTTCCTCCCCCTCACAGACGTTAAGGCCTTTTTCAAATGCTATTGTGCTAAAtgaggttttaaaaaaaaaattgagaaaacaaacatttcattataaaggAATCCGTGTTGAGTGACGAATGCGTCCGGGACTCTCCAGCTCTTCCCCTCCCTCTCAGAAACCAGCTGTGCTCATGTAATTTCTCCTCAAATGACAGGAGTACAATAGAAGTCAGGGAGGCCAACAGCCCCCTTCACAGGGGTAAAACAGCAGCCACATCCTGCCGTGGCCCCCACCCTGATAAAGAAGTGAGGGAACGGCTCACTGCGTAGCCTGAAGCAGAACCTTTAAGTGACACTGCAGAGGCCAGCAGACAGGGGCAGGGGGCGGGTCTCGTgtttgctgtgtctgtgattggcaTTTAGTGGGCTTGATTGTGCCCTCTGAACCCAGCTGGCCATGTCTGCCCTAATTTATATGGCAGCTGTTGTGTCAGGGTGGGTCTTGGGGAGGTCAGCCTGTGTGCTTTCAGGCTCAGTCTAATTGTCACTTAAGCAGCATGCATTGTGTGTGCAGGAGCAGCTTACTGTACCAGCCAAACGTCTAGAAAcatctgcttttaatgcatttgtctctatATTTGCTATATaattcaccttatagtaaaagcctcgaggcaatgaagtaatacatgTCAAATGTTGCATCAATGAAGTGAAGTTTTCAACATCTCAAAATGTTCTCCAATTTTGGACTCTTCAAAATAGCCTCCTTTGGCTtagatgacagcattgcagacgcttggcattctttcagcagcttccagatgtagccacctgaaAGTTATGGGTATAAGCTGGCTACCTCACTCTTACGCTTgaatccaactcatcccaaagcaGCTCTATGGGGtttaggttgggggggggattgcgggggccaggtcatctgtcacagcactgcATCTCTTTCctgttcacaagataatacagCACTTACATAACCTCAAGGTGCTTAGGGTCACtgtagaaaaacaaatgatgtttAGTAGGTgcgtccagacttttgactggtactgtacatgtCTGCTGTTTGTGGAAGTGGTTTCAGTCCATTTATCATGGCAAACAGGACAGGAAAGTCAAACAGCAGGTAGAGCTAAGATCCCAGAAATCAGATTGCAGGATCTACAGTCCTCCAACTCTTCCGCGATGATCAACATTAAGAGCGACCCACCCTGTTCCCACAGAGCACCTAAGGAGACGGATAAGTCTGCAGGCTAGCATCACAGTGCCATTCTGCCGTGTAATCAAAGCAGGTCTCCATGCTTAGTATGCAGCTAAGGGTCTCCATGACCAATCCCAGTATCTCATCCAGGCTTCAGCGTATAGATatggtagccaggcagacacgaGCAGAGTCAGTTGGTTAAAGTCACTGCACATGGTCAGACCGCGGTTCACTTTGATGCAGTCAGACTGATACGGTCAGACCGCGTTTAACAGGTCCGTTGTTTGCCTTCTATCGCTCATTGACATGCAGCTGGGGTTCGGCTGCTGGCTCATTCGCAGGCAGACCGCCTTCGCAGGCAGACCGTCTTCGCAGGCAGACCGCCCGCCGCTCGTCCCTTGCCCTCACCTCCAGCTCAGAGCTCTGCCCCCTTGAGGATCCCTTGCTGGCTGAGCGGCAGagaccccccccaccatgaGCCGGCCTGgagaacccctccccccccacttaAAGGAGCCCCTCCAGCATGGCTGCCAGAGCGTCTAGTCCTCCGCTTTCGGGAGATGCGTCTTTCAGTTTCCCTTTTTATCAGTGGATGCCTACAGTTAAGCCGAAAGCAA is a genomic window containing:
- the arl4ab gene encoding ADP-ribosylation factor-like 4ab isoform X1; translation: MTGAGGGGVSRGNGGVTSVAVKGAVNTWRNSTYLLILFTMGNGFSDRPAIFPKLPTFQALHIVILGLDCAGKTTVLYRLRFNEFVNTVPTKGFNTEKIKVSVGGSRAVAFHFWDVGGQEKLRPLWRSYTRCADGIVFVVDSVDVERMEEAKTELHKITRAVENQGVPVLVVANKQDLRSALPLSEVAKLLALSELGAATPWHLQPACAIIGDGLGEGLERLHDMIVKRRKSLRLQKRKR
- the arl4ab gene encoding ADP-ribosylation factor-like 4ab isoform X2 translates to MAAVMLVAVVKGAVNTWRNSTYLLILFTMGNGFSDRPAIFPKLPTFQALHIVILGLDCAGKTTVLYRLRFNEFVNTVPTKGFNTEKIKVSVGGSRAVAFHFWDVGGQEKLRPLWRSYTRCADGIVFVVDSVDVERMEEAKTELHKITRAVENQGVPVLVVANKQDLRSALPLSEVAKLLALSELGAATPWHLQPACAIIGDGLGEGLERLHDMIVKRRKSLRLQKRKR
- the arl4ab gene encoding ADP-ribosylation factor-like 4ab isoform X3, with amino-acid sequence MGNGFSDRPAIFPKLPTFQALHIVILGLDCAGKTTVLYRLRFNEFVNTVPTKGFNTEKIKVSVGGSRAVAFHFWDVGGQEKLRPLWRSYTRCADGIVFVVDSVDVERMEEAKTELHKITRAVENQGVPVLVVANKQDLRSALPLSEVAKLLALSELGAATPWHLQPACAIIGDGLGEGLERLHDMIVKRRKSLRLQKRKR